CCGACTCCGGCCTGGGCTGCCCCGACTGGCCCGGCTGCTACGGCAGCGCCAGCCCGGTGGGCGCGCGCGCCGAGATCTCTGCCGCCCAGGCGGCCCTGCCCAGCGGCCCCGTTACGCACGGCAAGGCCTGGGTGGAGATGATCCACCGCTACCTGGCCACCGGCGTGGGTGTGCTCATCATCGTGCTCACCGTGCTGGCCTGGCGCGAGCACCTGCGCCGCCGGCGCGCGGGGAGCGCGGAGGGCGTGCTGATCAACCCCTGGTGGCCCACGCTCACGCTCCTCTGGGTCTGCCTGCAGGGCGCCTTTGGCGCACTCACCGTGACCATGAAGCTGTTCCCGGCCATCGTCACCCTGCACCTGCTGGGCGGCGCGGTGCTGCTGGCACTGCTGTGCGCCCAGGCCGTGCGCGTCGGCCAGCGCGTGCAGGGCGCGGCGGCCCAGCCGCTGCCGCAGGCTCTGCGGCTGGCGCTGGCCGGCACTGCGGCCCTGGTGCTGGCGCAGCTGCTGCTGGGCGGCTGGGTCAGCACCAACTATGCCGTGCTGGCCTGCAGCACCTTCCCGCAGTGCCAGGGCGCGTGGTGGCCCGACATGGCCTTTGCCGAAGGTTTTGAGCTGTGGCGCCCGCTGGGCCTGCGCGGCGACGGCAGCCACATCAGCTTCGCCGCCCTCACCGCCATCCATTACGCGCACCGCCTGGCCGCCTATGGGGTGCTGGCCGCGCTGGGCCTGCTGGCCTGGCGGCTGGGGCGTGTGCCCGCGCTGCGTGTCCAGGCGCGCTGGCTGGCCGCGCTGGCGCTGGCGCAGCTGGCCACCGGCCTGTCCAACGTGGTGCTGGGCTGGCCGCTGGCCGCCGCCGTGCTGCACACCGGCGGCGCCGCGGCGCTGGTGGTGGTGCTGACCTGGGCGCTGGCCGCCAGCCGCAGCCAGGCCGCCGCGGCCACGGCCGCTGCCGCCGCGCCCTTTTCCGCAAAGAGAGTTTCTGCATGAGTGCCGCCCCCGCACCCCCGACCGCCCCCGCCGCCCACGCCCTGCCGCCGCGGGTGGCGCAGTTCTACGCCCTGACCAAGCCGCGCGTGGTGCAGCTGATCGTGTTTTGTGCCTTCATCGGCATGGTGCTGGCCGTGCCCGGCCTGCCCGGCGCTGCGCAGTGGGGCCAGATGGCCGTGGCCAGCGCCGGCATCTGGCTGGTGGCCGGCGCGGCAGCCGCCTTCAACTGCCTGGTGGAGCGCGGCATCGACGCGCGCATGAAGCGCACCGCCTGGCGGCCCACGGCGCGCGGCGAGCTGTCGGGCACGCAGGCGCTGGTGTTCTCGGCGCTGCTGTGCGCGGCTGGCTCGGCGCTGCTGTACTTCTTCGTCAACCCGCTGACCATGTGGCTGACGTTTGCCACCTTCGTGGGCTACGCCGTCATCTACACCGTCATCCTCAAGCCCCTGACGCCGCAGAACATCGTGATCGGCGGCGCTTCCGGGGCCATGCCGCCGGTGCTGGGCTGGGCGGCCATGACGGGCTACGTGGGGCCCGAGGCGCTCATCCTGTTCCTCATCATCTTCCTGTGGACGCCGCCGCACTTCTGGGCCCTGGCGCTGTACCGCGTGGAGGACTACCGCAAGGCCGGCCTGCCCATGCTGCCCGTCACGCACGGCAATGAGTTCACCCGGCTGCAGGTCTTTCTCTATACCCTGATCCTGTTCGCCGGCTGCCTGATGCCCTTCATCTACGGCATGAGCTCGTGGATCTACCTGGTGGCCGCCATCGGCCTGGGGCTGGGCTTTTGCGCCTACGGCTTCGCGCTGTGGCGGCACTATTCCGACCAGCTGGCGCGCAAGACCTTCCGTTTCTCCCTGATCCACCTGAGCGTGCTGTTCGCCGCGCTGCTGGTGGACCACTACGTTCTGTAATGCCGATCATCAACCGCCGTTTTGCTCTTAAAAATATAGCTACCTGCGCAGTGTCCGCGGGCGCTGCAGCCGTTTTTCTTGCTGCCTGCTCGCCCAAGGGCGCAAGCTTCCAGGGGGTGGACGTCACGGGCGCCGACTACGCGCGCGACCTGCCCCTGACCGACCAGCACGGCCAGCGCCGCAGCCTGAAGGAATTCGCCGGCAAGGTGGTGGTCGTGTTCTTCGGCTACACCCAGTGCCCGGACGTGTGCCCCACCTCCATGGGCGAGCTGGCCGAGGTCAAGCGCGCCCTGGGCGCCGACGGCGATCGCCTGCAGGGCATCTTCGTCACCGTGGACCCGGAGCGCGACACGCCCGAGGTGCTCAAGGCCTACATGGCCAGCTTCGACCCCAGCTTCATCGCCCTGCACGGCACGCCCGAAGAGCTGGCCGCCGTCGCCAAGGACTTCAAGATCTACTACAAGCGCGTGGAGGGCAGCACCCCCACCAGCTACACCATGGACCACTCGGCCGGCAACTACGTCTATGACCCCGCCGGCCGCCTGCGCCTGTACCACCGCTACGGCAGTGGCACCCAGGCCCTGGCCGCGGACGTGCGTGCGCTGCTGGATGAAGCGCGCTGACGCCTGCCGGCAAACTGTCGTCTGCGCCACCTTCGCGGCAGCGCGCACCGGCCCGGCGCTTCGACTACAGTGCGTTACATGTTGACCGCAGCCGCCTCGCCCGGCGGTTCCCCCCGGGCCGCAGCTGCGCCGCCGACTGACGCGGCCGCCCCGGCCCTGCAGGCCACGCCGCTGGAGCGCGCCGCCATGGACGCCGCCCCCGACGGCATCCTGGTCGTGGACAGCCAGGGCCGCATCCAGATGGTCAACGCCCAGATGGAAAGCCTGTGCGGCTACACCAGTGAGCAGCTGGTGGGCCAGCCGGTGGAGCTGCTGGTTCCGGCGCATTTGCGCTGCGCCCACGTGGCGCACATGCAGCACTACCACGGCCAGCCCACACGCCGCAGCATGGGCAAGGGCGCCGACCTGTGGCTGGTGCGCCGCGACGGCAGCCAGCTGCCCGTGGACGTGGCGCTGGGCCACTCGGCCGCCTATGGCGGCACGGTGGTGGCCTTCGTGCGCGACATGTCCGAGCTGCGCCTGCTGCAGGCGCGCATGCATTACCAGGCCACGCACGACACCCTGACCGGCCTGGCCAACCGCTGGCACTTCGGCCAGTGCCTGGAACAGGCCATCGCCGCGCACACGCCCCAGAGCGCCCGGCCCTTTGCCCTGCTGCTGCTGGACCTGGACGACTTCAAAGCCATCAACGACGGCTACGGCCACGCCGCCGGCGACCTGGTGCTGCGCGAGGTCGCCCGGCGCCTGCAGGACGAGCTGGGCGCGGCCGGCACGCTGGCGCGCCTGGGCGGCGATGAATTCACCGTGCTGCTGCCGGGCGTGGGCACGCAGGCCGAGGCCGAGCGCATCGCCGCGCGGCTGATCAGGGCGCTGTGCCTGCCCTGCCGGCTGCAGGGCTTCGAGCTGGACTTCGGCGCCAGCCTGGGTATCGCCCTGTTCCCGCATGACGCGCGCGACGCCGAAACGCTGTTGCGCTTTGCCGACATGGCGATGTACCACGCCAAGCAGCTGGGCCGCGCGCGCCACGCCTGCTACGCGCCCGAACTGGGCGAACGCGTGGCCGACAAGATCCGTGTGCACGAACGCCTGCGCCTGGCCCTGGCCACGGGCGAGGGCCTGGTGCTGCACTACCAGCCGCAGGTGGAGGTGGCCAGCGGGCGCATGGTGGCCGTGGAGGCGCTGCTGCGCTGGCATGACGCGCAGCTGGGCGACGTGGCGCCGGCGCGCTTCGTGCCGGTGGCCGAGGCCACCGGCCTCATCCTGGAGCTGGGCGCCTGGGTCATGGCTGAGGCCTGCCGGCAGATCGCGCGCTGGCGCGGCCAGGGCCTGGCGCTGCGCGTGGCGGTGAACCTGTCGGCCCAGCAGCTGCGCCAGAGCGACCTGGTGGAGCAGGTGGCGCACAACCTGCGCGAGCACGGCGTGCCGCCCGGGCAGCTGGAGCTGGAGGTGACCGAATCCCAGGCCATGGCCGACCCGCAGCAGGCCCGCCAGGTGCTGGGCGCGCTGCGCGCCCTGGGCGTGGAGCTGGCGCTGGACGACTTCGGCACCGGCCAGTCCTCGCTGGCCTGGCTGCGCGAGCTGCCTGTCACGCACATCAAGGTGGACCGCGAATTCCTGCACGACGTGCCGCACGACGCGGCCGACGCCACCCTGGTGCGCGCCGTGCTGGCCCTGGCCCACACCATGTGCCTGAAGGTGGTGGCCGAAGGGGTGGAGCGCGAAGAGCAGCTGCACTGGCTGCGCGCGCTGGGCTGCGAGCTGTACCAGGGCTGGCTGTTCGCCAAGGCCCTGCCGCCCCAGGCCGTGCAGGCGCTGCACGCCGGCCAGGGCGCGCACGGCCACGCGCTGCCGGCCTGAAGCGTCCCGCGTCAGGCCGCTGCTGGCGCCGACGTCCTTTTGGTGCGAGCGCCCTTGGCCCAGGCCGACAGCTGCGCCCGCTCGATCTCGCACTGCCAGCGGGCGCGGCGCGCCAGCGCCTGCTCGCGCTCCAGCAGCGCCAGGGCACGCGCCACCGATTCGCGCGCGGTCGCCAGCAGCGCTGGCAGTACCACTTGGCCGGGCAGTCGCACCAGCGTGCTGCGCTGCAGCTCGGTCCGCTGCAGCAGCGCGCCTGCCAGCTGGGCGGGCACGCCGCGCACGCGGGCGGCGCGGTGGCGGGATTTTGATATAAAAAAGGCCTCCGGCCCTTGACTGTCAAGCGCTGGCAGCTATCAAATTGATAGTGGGGTGACACCCGGGGCGCGTGTGGGCGCCCGCGTGCCGCCGCTGCCGGCGCCGCCGAATGACCTCGGTCACCCGGCGGGGCAGCGCGGCCGACGGCCCCGGCTTACTGCGCGGTGATCTTCTGCTCGCGGATCACCCGGCCCATGGCGGCCGTGTCGGCCTGCATGCGGTTGGCCAGCCCTTCGGCGGACGAGCCCACGGCCTGCCAGCCCTGGGCGAACAGCTTGGC
The DNA window shown above is from Pulveribacter suum and carries:
- a CDS encoding COX15/CtaA family protein produces the protein MAPSSVQPLYDLAPLLELMALGLLIAALPLAWVWRKHRGRTPAARVQALLVLTLFLTFDLVLFGAFTRLTDSGLGCPDWPGCYGSASPVGARAEISAAQAALPSGPVTHGKAWVEMIHRYLATGVGVLIIVLTVLAWREHLRRRRAGSAEGVLINPWWPTLTLLWVCLQGAFGALTVTMKLFPAIVTLHLLGGAVLLALLCAQAVRVGQRVQGAAAQPLPQALRLALAGTAALVLAQLLLGGWVSTNYAVLACSTFPQCQGAWWPDMAFAEGFELWRPLGLRGDGSHISFAALTAIHYAHRLAAYGVLAALGLLAWRLGRVPALRVQARWLAALALAQLATGLSNVVLGWPLAAAVLHTGGAAALVVVLTWALAASRSQAAAATAAAAAPFSAKRVSA
- the cyoE gene encoding heme o synthase; translated protein: MSAAPAPPTAPAAHALPPRVAQFYALTKPRVVQLIVFCAFIGMVLAVPGLPGAAQWGQMAVASAGIWLVAGAAAAFNCLVERGIDARMKRTAWRPTARGELSGTQALVFSALLCAAGSALLYFFVNPLTMWLTFATFVGYAVIYTVILKPLTPQNIVIGGASGAMPPVLGWAAMTGYVGPEALILFLIIFLWTPPHFWALALYRVEDYRKAGLPMLPVTHGNEFTRLQVFLYTLILFAGCLMPFIYGMSSWIYLVAAIGLGLGFCAYGFALWRHYSDQLARKTFRFSLIHLSVLFAALLVDHYVL
- a CDS encoding SCO family protein, with translation MPIINRRFALKNIATCAVSAGAAAVFLAACSPKGASFQGVDVTGADYARDLPLTDQHGQRRSLKEFAGKVVVVFFGYTQCPDVCPTSMGELAEVKRALGADGDRLQGIFVTVDPERDTPEVLKAYMASFDPSFIALHGTPEELAAVAKDFKIYYKRVEGSTPTSYTMDHSAGNYVYDPAGRLRLYHRYGSGTQALAADVRALLDEAR
- a CDS encoding putative bifunctional diguanylate cyclase/phosphodiesterase, producing MLTAAASPGGSPRAAAAPPTDAAAPALQATPLERAAMDAAPDGILVVDSQGRIQMVNAQMESLCGYTSEQLVGQPVELLVPAHLRCAHVAHMQHYHGQPTRRSMGKGADLWLVRRDGSQLPVDVALGHSAAYGGTVVAFVRDMSELRLLQARMHYQATHDTLTGLANRWHFGQCLEQAIAAHTPQSARPFALLLLDLDDFKAINDGYGHAAGDLVLREVARRLQDELGAAGTLARLGGDEFTVLLPGVGTQAEAERIAARLIRALCLPCRLQGFELDFGASLGIALFPHDARDAETLLRFADMAMYHAKQLGRARHACYAPELGERVADKIRVHERLRLALATGEGLVLHYQPQVEVASGRMVAVEALLRWHDAQLGDVAPARFVPVAEATGLILELGAWVMAEACRQIARWRGQGLALRVAVNLSAQQLRQSDLVEQVAHNLREHGVPPGQLELEVTESQAMADPQQARQVLGALRALGVELALDDFGTGQSSLAWLRELPVTHIKVDREFLHDVPHDAADATLVRAVLALAHTMCLKVVAEGVEREEQLHWLRALGCELYQGWLFAKALPPQAVQALHAGQGAHGHALPA